One window of the Klebsiella sp. WP3-W18-ESBL-02 genome contains the following:
- the kdpC gene encoding potassium-transporting ATPase subunit KdpC, with protein sequence MSALRPAVVIFLFLAVITGGIYPLVTTALGQWLFHTQANGSLIFDHTDIRGSRLTGQSFTDPGYFQGRPSATADTPDNPMASGGSNLAGSNPALDKLFTDRIAALRAANPDASSRVPVELVTASASGLDPHLTPAAALWQVPRIAKARHLSPQWLMQQVQAATHKPLLGFLGQPVVNIVELNMALDAHKDN encoded by the coding sequence ATGTCTGCATTGCGTCCTGCCGTTGTTATCTTCCTGTTCCTCGCGGTTATCACCGGCGGTATTTATCCGCTCGTGACCACCGCGCTGGGGCAGTGGTTGTTCCATACTCAGGCTAACGGCTCGCTGATTTTTGACCATACCGATATTCGCGGCTCGCGGCTTACCGGCCAGTCCTTTACCGATCCTGGTTATTTCCAGGGCCGCCCTTCCGCCACCGCCGATACGCCGGATAACCCGATGGCCTCCGGCGGTAGTAACCTGGCGGGCAGTAACCCGGCGCTGGATAAGCTGTTTACCGACCGAATTGCCGCGCTACGTGCTGCCAATCCGGACGCCAGCAGCCGGGTTCCGGTTGAACTGGTGACCGCATCCGCCAGCGGACTAGACCCACACCTGACGCCCGCCGCTGCGTTATGGCAGGTACCGCGCATTGCCAAAGCGCGCCACCTTTCGCCGCAGTGGCTCATGCAGCAGGTTCAGGCCGCAACCCATAAGCCGCTGCTCGGCTTTCTCGGTCAACCTGTGGTAAATATTGTTGAGCTGAATATGGCGCTGGATGCCCACAAGGATAATTAA
- the kdpB gene encoding potassium-transporting ATPase subunit KdpB, translating to MSRKQLGLFEPSLVRQALIDAVKKLSPTVQWRNPVMFIVWIGSVLTSALAAAMALGALPGNVGFSSAIALWLWFTVLFANFAEAMAEGRSKAQANSLKGVKKTAFARKLREARYGAAMDHIPADDLRKGDVVLVEAGDIIPCDGEVIEGGASVDESAITGESAPVIRESGGDFASVTGGTRILSDWLVVRCSVNPGETFLDRMIAMVEGAQRRKTPNEIALTILLVALTIVFLLATATIWPFSAWSGTPISVTVLVALLVCLIPTTIGGLLSAIGVAGMSRMLGANVIATSGRAVEAAGDVDVLLLDKTGTITLGNRQASQFLPAQGVDEKTLADAAQLSSLADETPEGRSIVVLAKQRFNLRERDVQALHATFVPFTAQSRMSGINIDNRMIRKGSVDAIRRHIESNGGRFPLDVEQKVESVASLGATPLVVAEGARVLGVIALKDIVKGGIKERFAQLRKMGIKTVMITGDNRLTAAAIAAEAGVDDFLAEATPEAKLALIRQYQSEGRMVAMTGDGTNDAPALAQADVAVAMNSGTQAAKEAGNMVDLDSNPTKLIEVVHIGKQMLMTRGSLTTFSIANDVAKYFAIIPAAFAASWPQLGVLNIMRLHSPDSAILSAVIFNALIIVFLLPLALKGVSYRPLSASAMLRRNLWIYGAGGLVVPFIGIKLIDLLLTLLGLV from the coding sequence ATGAGTCGCAAACAACTGGGCCTGTTTGAACCGTCTCTGGTTCGCCAGGCGTTGATCGACGCCGTGAAAAAACTCAGCCCCACCGTGCAGTGGCGTAATCCGGTCATGTTTATCGTCTGGATTGGCAGCGTGCTGACCAGCGCGCTGGCCGCCGCCATGGCGCTGGGTGCCCTGCCTGGCAACGTGGGCTTTAGTAGCGCCATCGCCCTGTGGCTGTGGTTTACCGTACTGTTTGCCAACTTTGCCGAAGCCATGGCCGAAGGCCGCAGTAAGGCGCAGGCCAACAGCCTGAAAGGGGTCAAAAAAACGGCTTTTGCCCGCAAATTGCGTGAGGCTCGCTACGGTGCCGCAATGGATCACATCCCGGCCGACGATCTGCGCAAAGGCGACGTGGTGCTGGTTGAAGCAGGCGACATTATTCCCTGCGACGGCGAAGTCATCGAGGGTGGCGCATCGGTAGACGAAAGCGCCATTACCGGCGAATCCGCACCGGTTATTCGTGAATCCGGCGGCGACTTCGCCTCGGTCACCGGCGGGACGCGCATCCTCTCCGACTGGCTGGTGGTGCGCTGTAGCGTCAACCCGGGGGAGACGTTCCTCGATCGCATGATTGCGATGGTGGAAGGTGCGCAGCGTCGTAAGACGCCGAACGAAATTGCCCTGACCATTTTGCTGGTGGCGCTGACTATCGTCTTCCTGCTGGCGACCGCCACCATCTGGCCGTTCTCCGCCTGGAGCGGTACGCCAATAAGCGTCACCGTGCTGGTCGCGCTGTTGGTATGTCTGATCCCCACCACCATTGGTGGTCTGCTATCGGCTATCGGCGTTGCCGGGATGAGTCGCATGCTGGGCGCTAACGTTATCGCCACCAGCGGTCGCGCCGTGGAAGCGGCGGGCGATGTCGACGTGCTGCTGCTGGATAAAACCGGCACTATTACGCTGGGCAACCGCCAGGCATCGCAGTTCCTTCCAGCACAAGGCGTAGACGAAAAAACGCTGGCCGATGCCGCTCAGCTGTCATCGCTGGCGGATGAAACCCCGGAAGGACGCAGCATCGTGGTGCTGGCAAAACAGCGCTTCAACCTGCGCGAACGCGACGTGCAGGCGCTGCACGCGACCTTCGTCCCGTTTACCGCACAGAGCCGGATGAGCGGGATAAACATCGACAACCGTATGATTCGCAAAGGTTCCGTTGATGCTATTCGCCGTCATATTGAAAGCAACGGCGGCCGCTTCCCGCTTGATGTCGAACAGAAAGTGGAAAGCGTCGCGAGCCTTGGTGCCACGCCGCTGGTCGTCGCCGAAGGCGCGCGCGTGCTTGGGGTCATAGCGCTGAAGGATATTGTCAAAGGCGGTATTAAAGAACGCTTCGCTCAACTGCGTAAGATGGGCATTAAAACGGTGATGATCACCGGCGACAACCGGCTGACCGCCGCGGCCATCGCCGCCGAAGCGGGCGTTGACGACTTCCTTGCTGAAGCCACGCCGGAAGCCAAGCTGGCATTGATTCGCCAGTACCAGTCCGAAGGCCGCATGGTGGCAATGACCGGCGACGGCACCAACGACGCCCCGGCGTTAGCCCAGGCCGACGTTGCGGTGGCAATGAATTCCGGGACTCAGGCGGCCAAAGAGGCGGGCAATATGGTCGACCTGGACTCTAACCCGACCAAATTGATTGAGGTGGTGCACATTGGCAAGCAAATGCTGATGACCCGCGGCTCGCTGACCACGTTCAGTATCGCCAACGACGTGGCGAAATACTTCGCCATTATTCCCGCCGCCTTTGCCGCCAGTTGGCCGCAGCTGGGAGTGCTGAACATTATGCGTCTGCACTCGCCGGACTCTGCGATTCTCAGCGCCGTCATTTTTAACGCGCTGATCATCGTGTTCCTGCTGCCGCTGGCGCTAAAAGGGGTGAGCTACCGCCCGCTGTCGGCATCAGCAATGCTACGCCGCAACCTGTGGATTTACGGCGCCGGCGGGCTGGTAGTGCCGTTTATCGGCATCAAACTCATTGATTTACTGTTAACCCTGCTGGGTCTGGTGTGA